The proteins below come from a single Rosa rugosa chromosome 2, drRosRugo1.1, whole genome shotgun sequence genomic window:
- the LOC133727958 gene encoding uncharacterized protein LOC133727958 yields the protein MLTIINEEKDIVYIVDSLERQYPKWMETANNAIKLFNGITGRHGKKASRWINLSGAPKQVGGGECGYYVMRYMKELIEDPMLSFAQKWSRKSKRTSYSQEQIDEVRVEWSEFVTRKYL from the exons ATGTTGACTataataaatgaagaaaaagacaTTGTCTACATTGTGGACTCTTTGGAAAGACAATACCCCAAGTGGATGGAAACTGCGAACAA TGCAATCAAATTATTTAATGGAATTACGGGTAGACATGGCAAAAAAGCATCACGATGGATAAATCTCTCG GGTGCACCAAAACAAGTGGGCGGTGGTGAATGTGGTTACTATGTCATGAGATACATGAAGGAACTGATTGAGGATCCAATGCTTTCTTTTGCACAGAAG TGGAGTAGGAAGTCGAAGAGAACCAGCTACTCACAAGAGCAAATTGATGAGGTGCGGGTTGAATGGAGTGAGTTTGTTACAAGGAAATACTTGTAG